A part of Neoarius graeffei isolate fNeoGra1 chromosome 22, fNeoGra1.pri, whole genome shotgun sequence genomic DNA contains:
- the LOC132870393 gene encoding uncharacterized protein LOC132870393 isoform X2: protein MYNFMFSSSDVLHRYEEKYGVSQVGTAPGSATNLDHDDGYFSDRWSQTFPGPLLSKEIQKEDLVAFIQKKSQECLLHVDEPWQKEAYIFWMIMELFCKKDGKPMMCEVAPCVFKGYRCLRKNRAKVIGGENQENWCLSLAHLLCFPVPDDEKKEALIEMADSLAHKGQFFPAQICYVVAQQELGTYSNAIFDLIGCGSRLQLNSKAAIREAIERTEIYEYMLFLSSGFAQKNFQKYKALHAIKLAEAGLPDRAHEYGVCIATAVIASSISVSGQLKRLMMMLYKMLHQKKSEDLDQEQFTHSCHNVSLETADSKCGLMSGQTPALQLSLPEMIVTPQEVLESRYIQGELLGQGGFGYVFAGVRKEDGKQVAIKYVSKASDDKYINIPGEKDPLPLEVGLMLMTSTQSHCENVVELLEWFEVTEWIILVLERPSPCMDLQEYCSSYYNNEMPETLARDIMWQVVQAARHCCDHGVLHRDIKSENLLINTETLQVKLIDFGCGDLLKDSYYTSFYGTPVYSPPEWICDKQYLGRPATVWSLGVLLYYLLHGDFPFETKEEISNWHVYVDRTLSRDCRELILWCLKKDPQSRPSLEEIIRHKWFTSSGTSQVKLQEDLCPMFHEMPAYQLFPQTPWRSLDGVLRKKNPSSYAFETVTV from the exons ATGTACAACTTTATGTTCAGCAGCTCTGATGTTCTTCACCGCTATGAAGAAAAATATGGTGTTTCCCAAGTGGGGAcag CTCCAGGGAGTGCCACCAATCTGGACCATGATGATGGCTACTTCTCCGATCGCTGGAGTCAAACGTTTCCTGGCCCTCTGCTGAG CAAAGAGATACAGAAAGAGGACCTGGTTGCCTTTATCCAGAAGAAATCTCAGGAGTGTCTCCTGCATGTGGATGAACCTTGGCAAAAAGAAGCCTACATCTTCTGGATGATTATGGAGCTCTTCTGCAAGAAAGATGGA aaacCAATGATGTGTGAAGTCGCACCATGTGTCTTCAAGGGTTACAGGTGTCTGAGGAAGAACAGAGCAAAA GTTATTGGTGGGGAGAATCAGGAAAATTGGTGCCTTTCTCTGGCACATCTCTTGTGCTTCCCTGTCCCAGACGACGAGAAAAAAGAAGCTCTGATTGAAATGGCAGACAGTCTTG CCCACAAAGGACAGTTTTTTCCTGCACAGATCTGCTATGTGGTAGCCCAACAAGAACTGGGAACATACAGTAACGCCATCTTTGACCTGATTGGATGTGGAAG CAGGTTGCAGCTAAACAGTAAAGCAGCCATCAGGGAAGCGATTGAGCGTACTGAAATCTATGAATACATGCTGTTCCTGTCCTCCGGGTTCGCTCAGAAAAACTTCCAG AAATACAAGGCCTTGCATGCCATCAAGCTTGCCGAAGCTGGACTTCCTGATCGTGCTCATGAGTATGGTGTATGCATTGCTACAGCAGTGATCGCTTCATCCATCAGCGTCTCGGGGCAGCTGAAGAGACTGATGATGATG TTATATAAAATGCTGCACCAGAAGAAGTCAGAAGATCTTGACCAAGAACAGTTCACACATAGCTGCCATAACGTGTCTTTGGAGACTGCGGACTCCAAATGTGGCCTAATGTCTGGTCAGACTCCTGCACTCCAGCTTTCTCTTCCAGAGATGATCGTTACACCGCAGG AAGTGTTAGAGTCGAGGTACATTCAGGGAGAGCTGCTGGGACAAGGAGGCTTTGGCTATGTGTTTGCAGGAGTCCGTAAGGAGGATGGGAAACAG GTTGCTATTAAATATGTCTCCAAGGCAAGTGATGACAAATACATCAACATT CCCGGAGAGAAGGACCCCCTCCCTCTGGAAGTTGGCTTGATGCTGATGACGTCCACGCAGAGTCACTGTGAAAATGTAGTAGAGCTGCTGGAATGGTTTGAAGTGACTGAGTGGATCATCCTGGTTCTGGAGCGACCCAGTCCCTGCATGGACCTGCAGGAGTATTGTAGTTCTTACTACAATAATGAAATGCCTGAAACACTGGCTCGTGACATCATGTGGCAGGTGGTTCAGGCTGCTCGTCACTGTTGTGATCACGGAGTTCTGCATCGTGACATCAAGTCTGAGAATCTTCTCATCAACACCGAGACATTGCAAGTAAAGTTGATCGACTTTGGCTGTGGCGACTTGTTAAAGGACTCCTACTACACGAGCTTTTATG GAACTCCTGTTTATTCTCCTCCTGAGTGGATATGTGACAAGCAGTATCTGGGACGTCCTGCTACTGTCTGGAGTCTGGGTGTGCTCCTATATTACTTGCTCCATGGAGACTTTCCCTTTGAGACCAAAGAGGAAATTAGTAATTGGCACGTATATGTAGATCGTACGCTGTCTAGAG ACTGCCGTGAACTCATATTATGGTGCCTGAAGAAAGATCCTCAGTCTCGGCCATCCTTGGAGGAGATCATCAGACACAAGTGGTTTACTTCAAGTGGAACTTCACAAGTGAAACTTCAGGAAGACCTG TGCCCGATGTTTCACGAGATGCCTGCGTATCAGCTTTTTCCTCAGACACCCTGGAGGAGCCTAGACG GAGTGCtgcggaaaaaaaaccccagcagctACGCGTTTGAGACGGTGACTGTGTGA
- the LOC132870393 gene encoding uncharacterized protein LOC132870393 isoform X1, giving the protein MIPPRGDRKAKQSVHQINHMYISISDILQLLSTILFEMYNFMFSSSDVLHRYEEKYGVSQVGTAPGSATNLDHDDGYFSDRWSQTFPGPLLSKEIQKEDLVAFIQKKSQECLLHVDEPWQKEAYIFWMIMELFCKKDGKPMMCEVAPCVFKGYRCLRKNRAKVIGGENQENWCLSLAHLLCFPVPDDEKKEALIEMADSLAHKGQFFPAQICYVVAQQELGTYSNAIFDLIGCGSRLQLNSKAAIREAIERTEIYEYMLFLSSGFAQKNFQKYKALHAIKLAEAGLPDRAHEYGVCIATAVIASSISVSGQLKRLMMMLYKMLHQKKSEDLDQEQFTHSCHNVSLETADSKCGLMSGQTPALQLSLPEMIVTPQEVLESRYIQGELLGQGGFGYVFAGVRKEDGKQVAIKYVSKASDDKYINIPGEKDPLPLEVGLMLMTSTQSHCENVVELLEWFEVTEWIILVLERPSPCMDLQEYCSSYYNNEMPETLARDIMWQVVQAARHCCDHGVLHRDIKSENLLINTETLQVKLIDFGCGDLLKDSYYTSFYGTPVYSPPEWICDKQYLGRPATVWSLGVLLYYLLHGDFPFETKEEISNWHVYVDRTLSRDCRELILWCLKKDPQSRPSLEEIIRHKWFTSSGTSQVKLQEDLCPMFHEMPAYQLFPQTPWRSLDGVLRKKNPSSYAFETVTV; this is encoded by the exons ATGATTCCACCGAGAGGTGACAGAAAAGCAAAACAATCAGTACATCAAATTAATCACATGTACATTTCTATTTCTGATATTTTACAGTTATTGTCAACGATTTTGTTCGAGATGTACAACTTTATGTTCAGCAGCTCTGATGTTCTTCACCGCTATGAAGAAAAATATGGTGTTTCCCAAGTGGGGAcag CTCCAGGGAGTGCCACCAATCTGGACCATGATGATGGCTACTTCTCCGATCGCTGGAGTCAAACGTTTCCTGGCCCTCTGCTGAG CAAAGAGATACAGAAAGAGGACCTGGTTGCCTTTATCCAGAAGAAATCTCAGGAGTGTCTCCTGCATGTGGATGAACCTTGGCAAAAAGAAGCCTACATCTTCTGGATGATTATGGAGCTCTTCTGCAAGAAAGATGGA aaacCAATGATGTGTGAAGTCGCACCATGTGTCTTCAAGGGTTACAGGTGTCTGAGGAAGAACAGAGCAAAA GTTATTGGTGGGGAGAATCAGGAAAATTGGTGCCTTTCTCTGGCACATCTCTTGTGCTTCCCTGTCCCAGACGACGAGAAAAAAGAAGCTCTGATTGAAATGGCAGACAGTCTTG CCCACAAAGGACAGTTTTTTCCTGCACAGATCTGCTATGTGGTAGCCCAACAAGAACTGGGAACATACAGTAACGCCATCTTTGACCTGATTGGATGTGGAAG CAGGTTGCAGCTAAACAGTAAAGCAGCCATCAGGGAAGCGATTGAGCGTACTGAAATCTATGAATACATGCTGTTCCTGTCCTCCGGGTTCGCTCAGAAAAACTTCCAG AAATACAAGGCCTTGCATGCCATCAAGCTTGCCGAAGCTGGACTTCCTGATCGTGCTCATGAGTATGGTGTATGCATTGCTACAGCAGTGATCGCTTCATCCATCAGCGTCTCGGGGCAGCTGAAGAGACTGATGATGATG TTATATAAAATGCTGCACCAGAAGAAGTCAGAAGATCTTGACCAAGAACAGTTCACACATAGCTGCCATAACGTGTCTTTGGAGACTGCGGACTCCAAATGTGGCCTAATGTCTGGTCAGACTCCTGCACTCCAGCTTTCTCTTCCAGAGATGATCGTTACACCGCAGG AAGTGTTAGAGTCGAGGTACATTCAGGGAGAGCTGCTGGGACAAGGAGGCTTTGGCTATGTGTTTGCAGGAGTCCGTAAGGAGGATGGGAAACAG GTTGCTATTAAATATGTCTCCAAGGCAAGTGATGACAAATACATCAACATT CCCGGAGAGAAGGACCCCCTCCCTCTGGAAGTTGGCTTGATGCTGATGACGTCCACGCAGAGTCACTGTGAAAATGTAGTAGAGCTGCTGGAATGGTTTGAAGTGACTGAGTGGATCATCCTGGTTCTGGAGCGACCCAGTCCCTGCATGGACCTGCAGGAGTATTGTAGTTCTTACTACAATAATGAAATGCCTGAAACACTGGCTCGTGACATCATGTGGCAGGTGGTTCAGGCTGCTCGTCACTGTTGTGATCACGGAGTTCTGCATCGTGACATCAAGTCTGAGAATCTTCTCATCAACACCGAGACATTGCAAGTAAAGTTGATCGACTTTGGCTGTGGCGACTTGTTAAAGGACTCCTACTACACGAGCTTTTATG GAACTCCTGTTTATTCTCCTCCTGAGTGGATATGTGACAAGCAGTATCTGGGACGTCCTGCTACTGTCTGGAGTCTGGGTGTGCTCCTATATTACTTGCTCCATGGAGACTTTCCCTTTGAGACCAAAGAGGAAATTAGTAATTGGCACGTATATGTAGATCGTACGCTGTCTAGAG ACTGCCGTGAACTCATATTATGGTGCCTGAAGAAAGATCCTCAGTCTCGGCCATCCTTGGAGGAGATCATCAGACACAAGTGGTTTACTTCAAGTGGAACTTCACAAGTGAAACTTCAGGAAGACCTG TGCCCGATGTTTCACGAGATGCCTGCGTATCAGCTTTTTCCTCAGACACCCTGGAGGAGCCTAGACG GAGTGCtgcggaaaaaaaaccccagcagctACGCGTTTGAGACGGTGACTGTGTGA